A region of the Desulfobacter postgatei 2ac9 genome:
GCTTTTACTTTCTGGGATTCTGTGTGATAAAAAATTTCAGAGCGGTACTGGTCGCCACGATCTACAAACTGACCATCGGCATCTGTTGGATTGATATGTCGCCAGAAAATATCTAAAAGCTGTTCATAGCTGACCTGTTCAGGATCAAACTGCACCTGGATCGCTTCTGCGTGGCCGGTGGTTCCCGACGACACAGAATAATAGTCCGGCTGCATGTCATGTCCGCCGGTATATCCGGATGTAACTTTTATAACACCGGGCACTTTTTCAAAGTCTGTTTCCGTACACCAGAAACATCCGCCGGCAAATGTCGCCAGTTCCAGGTGCTTATTTTCAGTTGTTTTCATTTTTTTAACCTCCATATCCGGGTTTGGGGAAAAGAGTTCAGAGCTGAAAAACAAAATGAGTGATACCAGTGATATGATTATGATAAAAACGTATTTCATATTGATTCTCCTTTTTTTTCTGGTATCTTGTCTGTCGATTCTACCAAACATAATCACGAATGAATCATAAAAAAAGGACGGAGCAAAAAAAGAGCGCGAATCGCATCTTCCCAAACGCGTCTCACCGGATCAATTGGCCGCTTGTCTGCTCAAACAGGGGCATCGGATCCACCAACTGGCCCTGCACAGATATAGACAGATGCAGGTGAGGCCCCGTGTCTCGGCCCGTAGAGCCGGATCGACCGATAATCTCTCCCCTTTTTACAATATTCCCCTGAATAACGTCAAATTTATTCAGATGAAAGTACAAGGAGATGACGCCGTTACCATGGTGTTCTTTCCGCTTTGATTCGCTCAAGTTCAACAGCGGGAGGGGTCACCATCTTTGACGGAAGGTTCAGCTCCTGGCGGGGATATGTTCCGGCAACGATAAGTATCCACCGTTGCCGGACCGTTTCTTTTTCTCCTGCCCAGGCCCGGATCAGAAGTTTTTAGCGACCTGGCTGGGTGGTAAGAATATCTGTACCCAACTTTATCATAAATAGCTGTTGCGATTATGGCAAGTCTTGGATGGTTTTCTCTAAGAGAGCATTCAACATAATATGCGAGGCTTATCATCAATCACCCGGGAGGTTACAAATATATAAAAAGCATTGCGTTTTTCATTGGGATTTTTTAATAAGAATTTAAAGTTCCTTTTTTAGCCGGTCGCGTTGGGGAGATCTCAGGCCGAAATAGTGTGACAATAGATAAAGGCATAACAACGTTTTTGAAAAAACTTCATTTTATCCTCAAGCAGACAGATGCCTTAAAAGGCATCCAAGACAACCTGTCATCTGTTTATCATATTGATTCCAACCGGCAATTGAGTGCGGCTCTTCAGGTTTTCCGCCGCAGTCGGCCCGAGTTTGTATTTGTAGATATTGAAATCCTTCAGCAGGCTGCTGCCGAAAGCAACTACAAGGCGGTTTTCCAAACCATCAGTCTGATTTGCCCGAATATCAGTATTATTGTCATGGCCACCCCAAAATTGCTGCCGGAGGCCGTAAAAATTGTTCATGAAGGTGCAGCATCCTATCTGACCTATCCCCTGGTGCCTGATGAACTCCGGCTGGTGATCAACAGCATCATTGAACAGACTCGGGCGGAATCGGAACTGGATTATCTCAGGGAGCAGGTCTGGCAGGAGGACGAGTTTGAACTGCTCCATACCAAAAGTGCGGCCATGAAAACAGTGTTTGAAAACATCCGGGCTGTGGCTGCCACCAAGAGTACCGTGCTTTTAACCGGTGAAACCGGCAGCGGCAAAGGGTTTACGGCCCGACTTATTCACAGGCTTTCTTTAAGAAAAAACGAGCGGTTTATTGAGGTCCACTGCGGGGCGATTCCGGATACTTTGGTAGAAAGCGAAATG
Encoded here:
- a CDS encoding M23 family metallopeptidase yields the protein MSESKRKEHHGNGVISLYFHLNKFDVIQGNIVKRGEIIGRSGSTGRDTGPHLHLSISVQGQLVDPMPLFEQTSGQLIR